The following proteins are encoded in a genomic region of Anguilla anguilla isolate fAngAng1 chromosome 15, fAngAng1.pri, whole genome shotgun sequence:
- the cavin2a gene encoding caveolae-associated protein 2a, which translates to MGEDAVQAERSSAIIPHESQDLVVPSPSPTQSSPAHSLTQLVGSEGGGAAAAGMPSTPTTPGGSKDGQVNAITVLTLLDKLVNMLDTVQENQHKMEQRQAEMENAVRGIQSDMTKLSKCHTSTSNSVSKLLEKSRKVSVNMKDVKDKMDKQAVQVKKLEANHAHLLKRNHFKVLIFQEENEIPASVFVKDPAPYPRDAEEEGPVSPPADANRSQEEALQTINLSSDEELGPDDDDDEVGACHDMTLDHMEKSRAEKIKRSSLKKVDSLKKAFSRQNIEKKMNKLGTKIVSQEQREKIKKSLTPNHQKSPTAKSSSFKVSPLTFNVKKMRDGEGPAQPEAASTTAAVELAPICIPDEDMPFTEVHTELAPGLEEDKAMADSLEKEEEELPSPSSSGLEADLSITEDGNPEYALSATLPQEDRKPEEEEEAAEGEEAKEIPKEEVPLNEAS; encoded by the exons ATGGGCGAAGACGCCGTGCAGGCCGAGCGCAGCAGCGCCATCATCCCCCACGAGAGCCAGGACCTGGTGGTGCCGAGCCCGAGCCCCACCCAGTCCTCCCCCGCCCACAGCCTGACCCAGCTGGTGGGCAGCGAGGGCGGGGGAGCAGCGGCGGCAGGCATGCCCAGCACGCCCACCACCCCGGGGGGCTCCAAGGACGGGCAGGTGAACGCCATCACCGTGCTCACCCTGCTGGACAAGCTGGTCAACATGCTGGACACGGTCCAGGAAAACCAGCACAAGATGGAGCAGCGACAGGCGGAGATGGAGAACGCCGTGCGGGGCATCCAGAGCGACATGACCAAGCTCTCCAAGTgccacacctccacctccaaCTCTGTCAGCAAGCTGCTGGAGAAGTCCCGCAAGGTCAGCGTCAACATGAAAGACGTCAAGGACAAGATGGACAAGCAGGCCGTGCAGGTGAAGAAGCTGGAGGCCAACCACGCTCACCTGCTCAAGAGGAACCACTTCAAAGTCCTCATCTTCCAG GAAGAGAACGAGATTCCTGCTAGCGTTTTTGTGAAGGACCCTGCACCCTACCCACGCGATGCAGAGGAAGAGGGGCCAGTGTCACCTCCCGCCGATGCAAACCGCTCCCAGGAGGAGGCACTGCAGACCATCAACCTTTCCTCTGATGAGGAGCTGGGGCccgacgacgatgatgatgaggtCGGGGCCTGTCATGACATGACCTTGGATCACATGGAGAAATCCCGTGCCGAAAAGATCAAGCGCTCCAGCCTGAAGAAGGTGGATAGCCTGAAGAAGGCATTCTCCCGCCAGAACATCGAAAAGAAGATGAACAAGCTGGGCACCAAGATTGTCTCTCAGGAGCAGCGGGAGAAGATCAAAAAGAGCCTCACGCCCAACCATCAGAAGAGCCCGACTGCCAAGAGCTCCTCCTTCAAGGTGTCGCCGCTCACCTTCAACGTCAAGAAGATGCGGGACGGCGAGGGGCCCGCACAACCTGAGGCAGCCTCCACCACAGCTGCCGTGGAGCTAGCGCCGATTTGTATCCCAGACGAGGACATGCCCTTCACCGAGGTGCACACCGAATTGGCACCGGGGCTGGAGGAGGACAAGGCGATGGCCGATTCcctggagaaagaggaggaggagctcccGAGCCCCTCCTCCAGCGGCCTGGAGGCGGATCTTTCCATCACAGAAGACGGGAATCCCGAGTACGCCCTGTCTGCTACGCTCCCCCAGGAGGACCGCaagccagaggaggaggaagaggcagcggaaggggaggaggcAAAGGAAATCCCGAAGGAGGAGGTCCCCCTGAATGAAGCCTCCTAA